CGACGGGCGGCCGGAGCGGCGGTATGCCGCGGTGATCTGTTGTACCGGGCCGGGCTCCCTGCCCGGCTCCGCCGATCCGTTCCTGAGCAGCCTGTTCCGCGACGGCCTGGTCCAGCCGGGACCCTACGGCCTCGGCGTCGACAGCGACCCGGACGGCCACATCCGGAACGGGCTGTGGCTGGCCGGCCCGCTGCGCCGCGGGCACCTGTGGGAGGCGACCGCCGTGCCGGAGATCCGCGCCCAGGTCGACCGCCTCGTCACGGCCCTGGCCCAGCAGTATCACCGATAGCTGTGCGGGCCGCCGAGCCGGTCGCTCATGTGCCAGGACTGCAGGTCACCGGTGAGCAGCCCGGCCACCGTGGCGGTGAAGCCGCCCGGGAACGCCTGCCACACCGGCCCCTCCTCGGTGAACAGAACCGGCCACGACTCCGGTGGCACTCCGGGCTTGGCGTGCCAGAGCAGCAGGTCACCGTTCGGCGTGCTGCCCCAGGCGATCAGCCGGTCGCCCGGCTCCAGCCCCTCCGGCCGATCGTCGTCGTCGACGTGGACATGATCCTGCTCGTCCACCAGGTCCGCAGGCGCGCAGATCACCAGGTGGTCGTCGATCGTCGCCGCCCCGAACGTCCCGACGAACTCCTTGTAGTCGGCGGGCAGCGTGACGCCCAGCTGCGCCTCGACCGCCGCCCAGTCCACGTCGACGCCGGACGGGTCCGGGTCGCCCAGGATCGCCGCCAGCCCGGCCGCGCCCGGCTCCGGCAGCGGCCTGTCCGGAATCTCCCGCTCCCCGGTGAGCACCAGGTATTCGTCGTCGCGCAGCAGCTCCCCGCCGCTCCCGGTGACCACGGCATGATCGGCCGAGCACTCCACCACGACCAGGTCGACGACATGCCGCTCCCGGTCACCGTCGTCGCGGATCCGGTCGAACCGCTCGCCGGGGCGTGGCCAGTGCCGCGGGTGGTGCTCCGGACTGCCGGTCAGATGCCAGCCGTCACCGTGGGACCGGGTGGAGTCGACCGCGAAGCCAAGTCGTTCAAGGGGCACGGCTCACTGTAATCAGGGCCAGCCGCACCTCCGCGATGTGGAGCAGTCTCGCGGCGGCCAGGTAACCGAGCGCGCCCACCCCGGCCGCGGCGACGACGGTGAGCAGCGGGATCGCCGTCCCGGAAAGGGTCAGCGCGAGGACGGCGCATCCGGCGCCGGCGGCCGCGGCCAGGGACACCCGCAGGTGAGTACGCATCAGCCGCCGCCCGTCGATCCAGCCGAACCGGCGCCGCAGCACCAGCAGCGTCGCGACCAGCCCGAGCGCGTAGGCGACCGCGTACGACACCGGGATCCCCACCACGATCGACTCGGCCGGCAGCAGGAACCCGGCGACCGCGCACCCGGCGATCCCGGTCGCCGCCACGCCGGCGCTGATCAGGGCGGGTGTGCGGGTGTCCTGGAGCGCGTAGAAGCCGCGTTGCAGAATCGAGTACGCGCTGAACGGCACCAGGGCGAGCCCGAACCCGGCGAGCACCGTGCCGAGCAGCCGCACCGTCCCGGCCGAACTGCTCCCGTGGTCGAACAGCACGGCGGCGATCGGCCGCCCGAGCACCACCATCGCCACCGCGACCGGGGCCAGCACCGCGACCGTGACCCGCACGGCGAGCGACAGGTCGCGGACGATCCGCTGGTGGTCGCGGCGCAGCGCGCTCCGGCTCAATCGGGGCAGCATCGCGGTCATCAGCGACAACGCGATCACGGCGAACGGCACCTGGAAGATCGCAAGAGCGTTCTGGTACGCCGTGACGCCGCCCGGACCGCTCAGCGACGCCACCCGGGTCGCCGCGGCCAGCAGCGCCTGCGCGCCCAGCACGGAGAGCAGCACCCACCCGGCCAGCCCGGCGATCCGCCGGATCGCGATCCCCCGCGGGTCGAGGTGCAACCGGATCGGGAACCCGGACCGGGCCAGTGCCCACACGACCAGCGCCGTCTGCGCGAACACCCCGGCGGTGGTGCCGATCGCGAGCAGCGGGAAGCTGCGGGTCAGCATGAAGAGGAGCCCGACCCCGATCACGACGAGACTGTTCAGCAGGGGCGCCCAGGCGGGCGCCGCGAACCGTCCCCGGATGGTGAGGATCGCGCCGGCGGTCGCGCTGACCCCGTAGAACAGGATCTGCGGCAGGAAGTAGCGGCTGAACACCACCGCGAGCTCCCGCTGCCCGGCGCTGAACCCGGGCGCGTAGAGATCGACCAGCCACGGCGCCACCAGCAACGCCAGAACGGTGATCGCGCCCAGCCCGTAGACCAGCAGCGACAGCAGCCGCTGCGTGTACCGCACACCGTGATCGGGATCGGTCAGCGCGGCCCGGGTGAGCAGCGGCACGACGACGCTGGCCATCGCCCCGCCGATGAGCAGCTCGTAGACCGCGTTGGGCAGCGTGTTCGCCACGTTGTAGGCGTCCAGCAGCCGGGTCCCGAGCCCGAGCGCCGCGGTGAGCACGAGCACCCGGACGAACCCCGCCACCCGCGACGCGAGGGTGGCCAGCGCCATCCGCTTGCCCGCCGGTCCGATCGTCGCCATGACGCC
Above is a genomic segment from Actinoplanes ianthinogenes containing:
- a CDS encoding SMI1/KNR4 family protein — its product is MPLERLGFAVDSTRSHGDGWHLTGSPEHHPRHWPRPGERFDRIRDDGDRERHVVDLVVVECSADHAVVTGSGGELLRDDEYLVLTGEREIPDRPLPEPGAAGLAAILGDPDPSGVDVDWAAVEAQLGVTLPADYKEFVGTFGAATIDDHLVICAPADLVDEQDHVHVDDDDRPEGLEPGDRLIAWGSTPNGDLLLWHAKPGVPPESWPVLFTEEGPVWQAFPGGFTATVAGLLTGDLQSWHMSDRLGGPHSYR
- the murJ gene encoding murein biosynthesis integral membrane protein MurJ yields the protein MALATLASRVAGFVRVLVLTAALGLGTRLLDAYNVANTLPNAVYELLIGGAMASVVVPLLTRAALTDPDHGVRYTQRLLSLLVYGLGAITVLALLVAPWLVDLYAPGFSAGQRELAVVFSRYFLPQILFYGVSATAGAILTIRGRFAAPAWAPLLNSLVVIGVGLLFMLTRSFPLLAIGTTAGVFAQTALVVWALARSGFPIRLHLDPRGIAIRRIAGLAGWVLLSVLGAQALLAAATRVASLSGPGGVTAYQNALAIFQVPFAVIALSLMTAMLPRLSRSALRRDHQRIVRDLSLAVRVTVAVLAPVAVAMVVLGRPIAAVLFDHGSSSAGTVRLLGTVLAGFGLALVPFSAYSILQRGFYALQDTRTPALISAGVAATGIAGCAVAGFLLPAESIVVGIPVSYAVAYALGLVATLLVLRRRFGWIDGRRLMRTHLRVSLAAAAGAGCAVLALTLSGTAIPLLTVVAAAGVGALGYLAAARLLHIAEVRLALITVSRAP